The Microbacterium forte sequence CCGCTCTCTGGTGGGCCGAGCCGGCTCTCGTCTCAGAGACGCCTCAGCCCGAGGCCGAATCCCAGTCGCGATAGGGGTCCCAGCCGCTCACGTCTGCGGGTGCGTCGTCGACCAGCAGATCGTGCTCGCCCTGCGGGGCCACAGTCCCGATGACGCGGAACCCCGACGGCAGCGTCCCCGGAGGGAAGGTGGCGAGCAGCGCATGATCCTCGCCACCGGCGAGGGCACGCTGCGGAGAGTCTCCGAGCGTCGCGCTGTCGAGGGCGATCGTGACGGCCGAGGCCGCCGCCATCCGTCGCGCATCGAGGGCGAGACCATCCGAGATGTCCATCATCGCGGTCGCTCCGGCTGTGGCGGCGAAGGGTCCGAGGCCGATCGGGGGCGAGGGACGGAGCTGGGCGGCCAGCGCCGCGCTCTCACCCCGTCCGAGCGCGGATGGATCGACGGCGACCGGTGTGTCACCATCACGGAACCTGCCGAAGAGGACGGAGAGTCCGTGGGCGGCGTGTCCGAGCTCTCCGGCCACCGCGACCACATCACCGACCCGCGCACCCGATCGCGTCACCGGCGCCCGGCCCTCGAGATCGCCGAGAGCGGTGACGGCCACGGTGAGGACATCCGAGACGGTGAGATCGCCACCGACCACGGCGCAGCCCGGCGCCAGAGCCGCGCACGCCTCACGGAATCCGTCGGCGAGGCGTTCGACGAAAGAGAGCCTCAGATCGCGCGGAACAGCCAGCGCGACGAGCAGCGCGGTCGGGCGCGCACCCATGGCGGCCACGTCGGCGAGGTTGACTGCGGCAGCCTTCCACCCGAGGTCATAGCCCGACGACCACGCGAGTCGGAAGTCAGGACCGTGCACGAGGGTGTCCGTCGTGGCGACCACGGACCCAGACGGAGCCGCGATCACCGCCGCATCGTCGCCGGGTCCGATGATCGTATGACTGGCCCGCGCAGTCCTCGCCAGGATGGCCCGCAGGATCTCCCCCTCCGAAAGGTCGCCGAGGGTCGGATCATCGTCGCGAGGTCGGGAGGGCATGCAGTCAAAGGTAGCCTGGATGCATGCCCCGCTCTCGTCGTCTCGCCGTCATCGCGGGGTCGCTGGTCCTCGTCGCAGCGCTCTCCGGATGCTCGACCACGATCCATCTGGAGCCGGCCGACGATGCGAACAATCCGGCGTGCGCGGAGGTCTCCGTGCTGCTTCCGGATGCCGTCGGCGATCTGGACCGCGTCTGGACCGATGCCCAGGCCACCGGCGCCTGGGGCGACCCGACGGTCGTGTTGCGCTGCGGCGTCGAACCGCCGGCGCCCTCGACCGAAGTCTGCACCACGATCGGCAGCGTCGACTGGCTCGTGCTCGACCAGGAGGAAGAACGACAGCGTCTGGTGACCTACGGTCGTGACCCTGCCGTCGAGGTAATCATCCGCCGGGGCGAGGAGATCGACTTCCGCACGGTGGTCGAGAGTCTCTCGACGAGCATCCAGTCCGGCCTCGAACCGGCGACGGCTCGGTGCACCGACCGGGTGCGCACCGAGGAATCCCCTGACGCGGGATCGGCCGAAGGCTGAGCGGACGCCGCCCGATCAGCGGCGCAGGCCCGCCTCGATCAGCTCTGAGATCAGGTCGCCGTAGCTGAGTCCGGATGCCACCCAGCACTTGGGGAACATCGAGATCGGCGTGAATCCGGGCATCGTGTTGAGCTCATTGACGACGAGCTCTCCCTCGGCAGTGAGGAACATGTCGACACGGGCGAGGCCACGGCCGTCGACAGCCTCGAACGCTCGGATGGCGGCGTCCTGGATGGCCGCGATCTCGGAATCCTCGAGCTGCGCGGGGCACACCACGTCGACGCCGTCGCCACCGAGGTACTTGCCCTCGAAGTCGTAGAACCCGCGGGACGTCAGCACGATCTCGCCGGGCAGCGACGCGCGTACGCCGTCGGCGCTCTCGAGAACCGCGACCTCGATCTCGCGACCGACCACTCCGCTCTCGATGAGGACCTTGTCGTCCTCCGCGAAGGCGATGGCCAGCGCGGCGTCGAGCTCGTCGGGCCTTTCGACCTTCGAGACGCCCACGCTGGAACCCGCGCGCGCCGGCTTGACGAACAGCGGCATCCCGAGATCGACGGCGGAGGCGCGAACCGACGCGGCATCCCGCTCCCACTCCCGCGAGCGGACCGTGATCCCCGGTGCCACCGAGAGGCCGGCCGCGCGCAGCGCGATCTTCATGAAGTGCTTGTCCATGCAGAGCGCCGAATCGAGAACTCCACCACCCGCATAAGGCACTTCGAGAGTGTCGAAGTAGCCCTGGATCGTCCCGTCCTCGCCGTGAGTGCCGTGCAGGATCGGGAGCACGATGTCGATCTCGCCGAAGCCCTCGACAGTCCCGTCCTGACGCACGACACGGAGCGTCCGGTCGCCGCCGGGCTCGGGCCACAGCACCCTGGTGCCGTTGTCGGCGACCTCGGGCAGATGTGCGGCATCCAGCGGGAACTTCGACGGGTCGTCGTCCTCGAGGACGAAGGCTCCCTCGCGGGTGATTCCGACCGGGATCACCGCATAGCGGTCGCGGTCAATCGCGCCCAGGACTCCGCCCGCCGTTGCGGAACTGATCGAATGCTCGCTGGAGCGCCCGCCGAAGAGCACCACCACCGTCTGCTTGTCCATGGTTGGTCCTCTCACCCTGCGGGGTGTCGTCGTCCGTCGTCAGGTGGGGTGCGATGTCACGCGGGTTCATCTTGCCGTCGAGCACCATCTTCACCTGCTCGACGATGGGCATGTGCACTTCGGACTCGCGGGCGAGCTGAAGCACCGGCGCGACGGACGCGAGGCCCTCGGCTGTCTGCTGCATCTGCTTGACGACGTCCTGGAAGCTGTATCCCTGGCCGAGCAGGCGCCCGGCCGTGTTGTTGCGGCTCAGCGGAGACTGGCACGTCGCGATGAGGTCTCCCAGTCCCGCGAGTCCTTGGAGCGTTTCGGGGTGGGCGCCGTTCGCTACCGCGAAGTCGGTCATCTCGACGAGTCCGCGGGTGATGATCGACGCCTTGGTGTTCTCGCCGTATCCGACGCCGTCGACGATGCCGATCGCCACCGCGATGAGATTCTTCAGCACTCCCCCGAACTCCGTGCCGATCACGTCGGTGTTCACGAACGTCCGGAAGTACGAGTTGCGCGCGGCGCGTGCGACCTCCTCGGCCGTCTCCTGACTGCGTGAGGAGATCACGGCAGCCGTCGGCTGCTCACGGGCGATCTCGAGCGCGAGGTTCGGCCCCGACGCGACAGCGATGCGATCGGGATCGCACCGCAGCTCCTGCTCGATGACCTGACTCATCCGCAGCCCTGAGGTGCGTTCGACGCCCTTCATGAGGCTGACGATCTTCGCGTCGTTGTCGGACAGGAGCGGTCGCAGCGCCTTGAGGTTCTCGCGCAGCGACTGGCTCGGCACCGAGAGGTAGACCTGGTCGACATCACGCAATGCGATCGCCAGCTCATGCGTCGCGGCCATCGTGCGCGGCAGGTTGATGCCGGGCAGGTAGCGCGAGTTGCGCTTGGCCTCGTCGATCTCGTGCGCGAGTTCGGCTCGGCGGGCCCACATCGTGACCTGCGCACCGCCGTCCGCGAGGATCTTCCCGAACGTGGTGCCCCAGCTGCCTGCGCCGATCACGGCGACTCTGGGGCCCGCGGGCGTGCTGCGCTTAGGAGTCAAGGCGACCCGTCTCCTTCTGTCCGTGCGAGGCGGGGTTCCAGCGCACGGCCGGCGCCTTCTCACCGCGCAGCTCTTCGAGCAACGCGGTGATCGCGTTCATCAGCCGGTCGGTGGCCTCGTTCAGCGCCGCAGACTCGCCGGCGCGAGCGCGCAGGTCGGACACGTCGACCGGGTCGCCGATGATGACGTCCACGCGCTTGCGCAGTGGCCACAGGCTCAGACCCTTCTGGTAACGACCCATGATGTTCTGGGTGCCCCACTGGGCCATCGGGATCAGCGGGATGCCGTCGGTCAGTGCCAGCCGCACAGCGCCCGACTTGCCGCGCATCGGCCACATGTCGGGGTCACGCGTCAGAGTCCCCTCGGGGTACACGATCACTCCGCGTCCGTGTTCCACCAGCTCGGCCGACTGCTTCAGCGTCTGCTTCGCAGCGGATGCCGACGACGAACGAGCCACCGGGATCATTCCGGTGCGGCGCAGAATCCATCCGAGCACAGGGACCTTGAACAGGCTCTCCTTCGCCATGAATCGGGGCGCGCGTCCGATCCGCCACACCGCGAGTGCCACGATGAGCGGATCGAACTCCGAGTAGTGGTTGGGAGCCAGCACATAGGCACCCTCACGAGGAAGCTTCTCGGCACCGGTGATGCGGATCTTCGCGAGCAGCGAGATCAACGGCACGGCGATCGCCGCGAGCGGCCAGAACACGCTGGGCCGCGTCGTCTCGCGCGATCGGGAACCCATCGGGCTCACCGGATGACGTCGAAGTCGGCGCCCACGGCATCGAGCTTGGCGAGGAACTTCTCGTAGCCGCGGCTGAGGATGTCGACTCCCGACACCTTCGACTCGCCTTCGGCCGTCAGCGCCGCGATCACGTGGCTGTACCCGCCGCGCAGGTCGGGCACGACGATGTCTGCGGCGTGCAGCGGAGTCGGCCCGGTGATGACGGCCGCCTGCTCGAGGTCACGACGCGGCACGCGCCGCGGCCCGTCCTGCAGCCCTCGCGGGTGCACGACGATGTCGGCGCCCATCTTGACGAGTGCATCGGTGAAGCCGAGACGGTTCTCGTAGACCGTCTCGTGCACGACCGAGCGGCCGTTCGCCTGCGTCAGCGCCACGACGAGCGGCTGCTGCCAGTCGGTCATGAAGCCGGGGTGCACGTCGGTCTCGACGACGACGGGCTTGAGCTCGCCTTCGCGGCGGAAGAGGATGCCGTCCTCCTGGATGTCGAACCAGCCGCCCGCCTTGCGGAAGATGTTGAGGAAGGTGAGCATCTCCTGCTGCTTGGCTCCGCCGACGAAGATCTCGCCGTCGGTGGCCAGCGCCGCGGATGCCCACGAGGCCGCCTCGTTGCGGTCGAAGATCGACCGGTGGTCGTAGCCGCGCAGTGTCTCGACGCCCTCGATGAGGATGACGCGGTTCGGCTCGTACGAGATGATCGCGCCCATCTTCTGCAGCACGGCGATCAGATCCATGATCTCGGGCTCGATGGCGGCGTTGCGCAGCTCGGTCGTCCCCTCGGCCCTGACCGCGGTCAGCAGCACCTGCTCGGTGGCACCCACGCTCGGGTACGGCAGGTGGATGTTGGCGCCGTGCAGGCGGGCTCCGCCCCTGGAGAGACGGATGCCGCTCGGCAGCTTCTCGACGATGGCGCCGAACTTGCGCAGTGCGTCGAGGTGGAAGTCGATCGGCCGGTCGCCGATGCGGCATCCGCCGAGGTCCGGGATGAATGCCTGACCGAGACGGTGCAGGAGCGGTCCGCAGAACAGGATCGGAATGCGGGAGGCACCGGCGTGGGCGTCGATCTCCTCGAAGTGGGCCGACTCGACATCGCTCGGGTCGAAGACGAGTGCACCCGGCTCATCGCCGTCGGAGACCCGGACACCGTGCACCTCGAGCAGCGAGCGCACCACCGCGACATCGCTGATGGCCGGGACGTCGCGCAGCACGCTGACGGTCTCACCGAGCAGCGAGGCGACCATCGCCTTGGTCGCGAGGTTCTTCGCTCCCTTGACGTCGACGCGGCCGCGCAGCGGGCGGCCTCCACGAATGGCGAGGACGTCACCGGTGAGTGGGGGGACTCCGTCCGGAAGAGCGTCGCGCACAGGTGTCGTCATTCGGAGCCTCACTTCATTCAACGGAAATCGGGGCGGGGTCGCCCTCGGCTCCCCCGCCCCGCCGTTCAGTGAACGGGAAGGGTCCGGGGCCGCCACGACTCGCGACGGGCCTCGAACTGCGCGATCTTGTCTTCGTTGCGCAGCGTGAGCCCGATGTCATCGAGCCCTTCAAGGAGCCGCCATCTAGTGTAATCGTCGATCCCGAGGTCAGCCTGGATCTCACCGATCGACGCGACCCGCGCCTCGATGTCCACCGTGATGGAAGCCCCGGGATTCCGGTCGATCTCGGCCCAGATCCGCTCGAGATCCTCTTCCGAGATGGTCGCCGCGACGAGCCCCTGCTTGCCTGAGTTGCCCCGGAAGATGTCGGCGAAGCGCGGGCTCAGGACGACCGCGAACCCGAAGTCGCGCAGCGCCCAGACGGCGTGCTCTCGGCTCGATCCGGTGCCGAAGTCCGGTCCGGCGACGAGCACCGACGCCCCCTGGAAGGCGGGCTGGTTGAGCACGAACTCGGGGTCCTGGCGCCAGCCGTGGAACAGCGCGTCCTCGAAGCCGGTCTTGGTGACCCGCTTGAGGAAGACGGCGGGGATGATCTGGTCGGTGTCGACGTTCGAGCGCTTCAGCGGAGCGGCGATACCGGTGTGGGTGACGAACTTCTCCATGGTCAGACCTCCGCCATCTCGTTCAGGTCGCTGGGACTCGACAGCGTGCCGCGGATCGCGGTCGCCGCGGCGACCAGCGGCGACACCAGGTGTGTGCGACCACCCTTGCCCTGCCGACCCTCGAAGTTGCGATTCGACGTCGACGCACAGCGCTCGCCCGGAGCGAGCTGATCGGGGTTCATACCGAGGCACATCGAGCAGCCGGCGAACCGCCATTCGGCTCCGAAGTCCTTGATGATCTTGTCGAGGCCTTCCGCCTCGGCCTCCAGCCGGACGCGGGCCGAACCGGGTACGACCATGACACGCACGCCGTCGGCCTTCTTCTTGCCTTCGATGATCGACGCGAACGCGCGGAGGTCCTCGATGCGGCTGTTCGTGCACGAGCCCATGAAGACCGCATCGACCGGCACCTCCTTGAGCGGCGTACCAGGGGTCAGATCCATGTACTCGAGGGCGCGCTCTGCGGCGGCGCGCTCGTTGGCGTCGGCGATCTGAGCCGGGTCGGGAACCGACGCCGACAGCGAGCTGCCCTGACCGGGGTTGGTTCCCCATGTCACGAAGGGCTCGAGATCGTCGGCGTCGATGAAGACCTCGGCATCGAAGGTCGCACCCTCGTCGGTCGGCAGGGTGCGCCAGTAGGCGACGGCGTCGTCCCAGTCCTGGCCCTGGGGAGCGTGCGGACGCCCCTTCAGGTAGTCGAACGTCGTCTCGTCGGGGGCGACCATACCCGCACGGGCACCGGCCTCGATCGACATGTTGCAGATGGTCATCCGGCCCTCCATGGACAGCGAGCGGATCGCGCTGCCGCGGAACTCCAGGACATAGCCCTGCCCGCCACCGGTCGTGATCTTCGCGATCACTGCGAGGATGATGTCCTTCGCGGTGACTCCGGGGCGCAGCGTGCCCTCGACGGTGATGGCCATCGTCTTGAAGGGCTTGAGCGGAAGCGTCTGGGTCGCCATCACGTGCTCGACCTCGCTGGTGCCGATGCCGAAGGCCATGGCGCCGAAGGCCCCGTGAGTCGACGTGTGCGAGTCTCCGCAGACCACGGTGATCCCCGGCATGGTGAGCCCGAGCTGCGGGCCGACGACGTGCACGATGCCCTGTTCGGCATCGCCCAGAGAGTGCAGACGGACGCCGAACTCGGCGGCGTTGCGGCGCAGCGTCTCGATCTGAGTGCGGCTCGTGAGGTCGGCGATGGGCTTGTCGATGTCCCACGTGGGCGTGTTGTGGTCTTCGGTGGCGATCGTCAGGTCGAGGCGACGCAGCGGACGGCCCTCCGATCGCAGTCCGTCGAACGCCTGAGGGCTCGTGACCTCGTGCACCAGGTGCAGATCGATGTAGATGAGGTCGGGCTCGCCGTTCTCGCCCTTGACGACGAGGTGGTCGTCCCAGACCTTCTCAGCGAGGGTCCTCGGACGTGCGGGAGCAGTGTCTGCTGCGGGGATGTTCATTGCGTCTCTCCTGAAGCTGGCGGTTCGGCCCACGATGGACTCCGCGACGAGGAGGGGCTCAGAACGAGGTCTCGTCGCGGCCGCTAAGAAGGAGCACGATCCGCATGACGTCAGATTACCACCGCTTCAGCGACCGGAGTCGCCGCGTGACACGCTACTGTCACCCGCACATTCGAGAGGCATCCGCATGACCGACGACACGACCGGCTTCGCCACCAGAGCGGTCCACGCCGCCCGGAATCAGGGCGCCGCGTCGTCGAGGGCGACGCCGATCTATCTGACTGCGGGCTTCGAGTTCGATGACTTCGATCACGCCGCAGACCACTTCGGCACCGGCGCCGGCTTCGGCTACACCCGCACGGGCAACCCGACGGTGAGCGCCGTCGAGCGACAGCTCGCAGCCCTCGAATCCGCCGCGGACGCGGTGCTCGTCGCGAGCGGACAGGCCGCGGTCGTCACCGCTTTGCTGACCGTGGCCGGAGCCGGAGACCACATCGTGGCATCGACGCACATCTACGAGGGCACCCGAGGGCTCCTGCTCGACAACCTCGCACGGCTCGGCATCGAGACGACGTTCATCGACGAGATCGCCGACCCTGCTGCGTGGCAGGCAGCGATCCGCCCGACCACGCGCGCGCTGTTCGCGGAGTCGATCGCGAACGCCCGGAACGACATCTTCGACATCGCCGCTGTGAGCGCGGTCGCGGATGAGTTCGCCATCCCGCTCATCGTCGACAACACGCTCGCGACGCCCTTCCTGCTGCGTCCGATCGAGCACGGTGCCGCCATGGTCGTGCACTCCGCATCGAAGTTCCTCGCGGGTCACGGGTCCGTGCTCGGCGGTGTGATCCTCGATGACGGTCGTTTCGACGCGGATAGGGCCGGTCACAACGCACCGCACCTGGTGCTCCCCGGCCGCGGGGGCTTCCCGAGCGTCTTCGCCCGCCACGGCGGCAACGCTCGGATCGCCTACGCCCGCGAGTCGGTGGCTCCCCGCTTCGGCGCCTCGCCGTCTCCTCTCAACGCGTTCCTGATCGGACAGGGCGCCGAGACCCTCGGCCTCCGGGTCGAGCGCCAGTCCCGGAACGCGCTCGAGGTGGCCCGTTGGCTGGCCGCTCAGGATGCGGTCGAGAGCGTCGATCACGTGGGCCTCGAGACTCACCCCGACCATGCTCTCGCGCAGCGGTATCTCCACGGCGGGTACGGGTCGATCTTCACGTTCACCCTCCGCGGAGGGCTCGACGCCGCACGCGACTTCGTCGAGAGCGTGGAAGTCTTCACGCACATGACCCACATCGGCGACGTGCGCTCGCTGGTGCTGCACCCCGCGACCACCAGCCACTCGCACAGGACACCCGAAGAGCGCGACATCCTCGGTGTGCAGCCGGGAACCCTTCGGCTGTCGGTCGGCATAGAAGACGTCTCCGATCTGATCGCCGACCTCGCTCGGGTGCTCGAGCCGGCGCGAGAGGCCGTCGCATGACCAGGCCCCAGCACTTCGGCTGGTTCCTCGCCCGCGGTTTCGGTCCGCAGGGGTGGGGATACCCGTCTCTGGACTGGGACTACGACTGGACGCGTCCCGAGATCTATCAGGAGGCGGCGCGGACGCTCGAGCAGGCAGGCTTCGACCTCGTGATCATCGAGGACGCGCCGTCTCTCGGCTCGCCGGACACGATCGACCTCCGCGTACGCCATGCCTTCGGCGGGCCCAAGCACGACCCGCTGCTCCTCGCTCCCTACCTGTTCCAGGCGACACGGCACCTCGGAGTCGTGCCCACCGTGAATCCCGCGGCG is a genomic window containing:
- the thiL gene encoding thiamine-phosphate kinase, whose amino-acid sequence is MPSRPRDDDPTLGDLSEGEILRAILARTARASHTIIGPGDDAAVIAAPSGSVVATTDTLVHGPDFRLAWSSGYDLGWKAAAVNLADVAAMGARPTALLVALAVPRDLRLSFVERLADGFREACAALAPGCAVVGGDLTVSDVLTVAVTALGDLEGRAPVTRSGARVGDVVAVAGELGHAAHGLSVLFGRFRDGDTPVAVDPSALGRGESAALAAQLRPSPPIGLGPFAATAGATAMMDISDGLALDARRMAAASAVTIALDSATLGDSPQRALAGGEDHALLATFPPGTLPSGFRVIGTVAPQGEHDLLVDDAPADVSGWDPYRDWDSASG
- a CDS encoding DUF3515 family protein, yielding MPRSRRLAVIAGSLVLVAALSGCSTTIHLEPADDANNPACAEVSVLLPDAVGDLDRVWTDAQATGAWGDPTVVLRCGVEPPAPSTEVCTTIGSVDWLVLDQEEERQRLVTYGRDPAVEVIIRRGEEIDFRTVVESLSTSIQSGLEPATARCTDRVRTEESPDAGSAEG
- a CDS encoding D-alanine--D-alanine ligase family protein, which codes for MDKQTVVVLFGGRSSEHSISSATAGGVLGAIDRDRYAVIPVGITREGAFVLEDDDPSKFPLDAAHLPEVADNGTRVLWPEPGGDRTLRVVRQDGTVEGFGEIDIVLPILHGTHGEDGTIQGYFDTLEVPYAGGGVLDSALCMDKHFMKIALRAAGLSVAPGITVRSREWERDAASVRASAVDLGMPLFVKPARAGSSVGVSKVERPDELDAALAIAFAEDDKVLIESGVVGREIEVAVLESADGVRASLPGEIVLTSRGFYDFEGKYLGGDGVDVVCPAQLEDSEIAAIQDAAIRAFEAVDGRGLARVDMFLTAEGELVVNELNTMPGFTPISMFPKCWVASGLSYGDLISELIEAGLRR
- a CDS encoding NAD(P)H-dependent glycerol-3-phosphate dehydrogenase; this translates as MTPKRSTPAGPRVAVIGAGSWGTTFGKILADGGAQVTMWARRAELAHEIDEAKRNSRYLPGINLPRTMAATHELAIALRDVDQVYLSVPSQSLRENLKALRPLLSDNDAKIVSLMKGVERTSGLRMSQVIEQELRCDPDRIAVASGPNLALEIAREQPTAAVISSRSQETAEEVARAARNSYFRTFVNTDVIGTEFGGVLKNLIAVAIGIVDGVGYGENTKASIITRGLVEMTDFAVANGAHPETLQGLAGLGDLIATCQSPLSRNNTAGRLLGQGYSFQDVVKQMQQTAEGLASVAPVLQLARESEVHMPIVEQVKMVLDGKMNPRDIAPHLTTDDDTPQGERTNHGQADGGGALRRALQRAFDQFRNGGRSPGRD
- a CDS encoding lysophospholipid acyltransferase family protein, producing the protein MGSRSRETTRPSVFWPLAAIAVPLISLLAKIRITGAEKLPREGAYVLAPNHYSEFDPLIVALAVWRIGRAPRFMAKESLFKVPVLGWILRRTGMIPVARSSSASAAKQTLKQSAELVEHGRGVIVYPEGTLTRDPDMWPMRGKSGAVRLALTDGIPLIPMAQWGTQNIMGRYQKGLSLWPLRKRVDVIIGDPVDVSDLRARAGESAALNEATDRLMNAITALLEELRGEKAPAVRWNPASHGQKETGRLDS
- the murA gene encoding UDP-N-acetylglucosamine 1-carboxyvinyltransferase is translated as MTTPVRDALPDGVPPLTGDVLAIRGGRPLRGRVDVKGAKNLATKAMVASLLGETVSVLRDVPAISDVAVVRSLLEVHGVRVSDGDEPGALVFDPSDVESAHFEEIDAHAGASRIPILFCGPLLHRLGQAFIPDLGGCRIGDRPIDFHLDALRKFGAIVEKLPSGIRLSRGGARLHGANIHLPYPSVGATEQVLLTAVRAEGTTELRNAAIEPEIMDLIAVLQKMGAIISYEPNRVILIEGVETLRGYDHRSIFDRNEAASWASAALATDGEIFVGGAKQQEMLTFLNIFRKAGGWFDIQEDGILFRREGELKPVVVETDVHPGFMTDWQQPLVVALTQANGRSVVHETVYENRLGFTDALVKMGADIVVHPRGLQDGPRRVPRRDLEQAAVITGPTPLHAADIVVPDLRGGYSHVIAALTAEGESKVSGVDILSRGYEKFLAKLDAVGADFDVIR
- the leuD gene encoding 3-isopropylmalate dehydratase small subunit; its protein translation is MEKFVTHTGIAAPLKRSNVDTDQIIPAVFLKRVTKTGFEDALFHGWRQDPEFVLNQPAFQGASVLVAGPDFGTGSSREHAVWALRDFGFAVVLSPRFADIFRGNSGKQGLVAATISEEDLERIWAEIDRNPGASITVDIEARVASIGEIQADLGIDDYTRWRLLEGLDDIGLTLRNEDKIAQFEARRESWRPRTLPVH
- the leuC gene encoding 3-isopropylmalate dehydratase large subunit, producing the protein MNIPAADTAPARPRTLAEKVWDDHLVVKGENGEPDLIYIDLHLVHEVTSPQAFDGLRSEGRPLRRLDLTIATEDHNTPTWDIDKPIADLTSRTQIETLRRNAAEFGVRLHSLGDAEQGIVHVVGPQLGLTMPGITVVCGDSHTSTHGAFGAMAFGIGTSEVEHVMATQTLPLKPFKTMAITVEGTLRPGVTAKDIILAVIAKITTGGGQGYVLEFRGSAIRSLSMEGRMTICNMSIEAGARAGMVAPDETTFDYLKGRPHAPQGQDWDDAVAYWRTLPTDEGATFDAEVFIDADDLEPFVTWGTNPGQGSSLSASVPDPAQIADANERAAAERALEYMDLTPGTPLKEVPVDAVFMGSCTNSRIEDLRAFASIIEGKKKADGVRVMVVPGSARVRLEAEAEGLDKIIKDFGAEWRFAGCSMCLGMNPDQLAPGERCASTSNRNFEGRQGKGGRTHLVSPLVAAATAIRGTLSSPSDLNEMAEV
- a CDS encoding O-acetylhomoserine aminocarboxypropyltransferase/cysteine synthase family protein, with amino-acid sequence MTDDTTGFATRAVHAARNQGAASSRATPIYLTAGFEFDDFDHAADHFGTGAGFGYTRTGNPTVSAVERQLAALESAADAVLVASGQAAVVTALLTVAGAGDHIVASTHIYEGTRGLLLDNLARLGIETTFIDEIADPAAWQAAIRPTTRALFAESIANARNDIFDIAAVSAVADEFAIPLIVDNTLATPFLLRPIEHGAAMVVHSASKFLAGHGSVLGGVILDDGRFDADRAGHNAPHLVLPGRGGFPSVFARHGGNARIAYARESVAPRFGASPSPLNAFLIGQGAETLGLRVERQSRNALEVARWLAAQDAVESVDHVGLETHPDHALAQRYLHGGYGSIFTFTLRGGLDAARDFVESVEVFTHMTHIGDVRSLVLHPATTSHSHRTPEERDILGVQPGTLRLSVGIEDVSDLIADLARVLEPAREAVA